One genomic region from Paraburkholderia azotifigens encodes:
- a CDS encoding tetratricopeptide repeat protein — MHDIPSLLNAALTHHQAGRLAAAQALYDAILQTEPAQSDALHFSGLLACQTNRADAGIALMRASIAANPNAVYYNNLGNVLLGRRQLGEAIEGYRHAVNLRPDYAEAHNNLGNALREAGDANASMMSCATAIELRPGYAEAYNNLGNALRDLGDLGNAVLAYQKAVSFRPDYADAFGNLARAEAGRGNADASINAFRHALALDPNRVDNHDSLAKLLHARGEIDAAIDVLQQAAQRAPADAARHRMLAQWLGSRQRWDEAAHALTSAVERAPNDASGYLELGDAYQHADKLDAAILCYRTATELAPRDASAHHRLAVALLKQRRADEALKSAQMAVLLEPHSAVPHVNLGDVLSMLGDADGAIASYRRGIVLDGEMELAHNRLLFNLATHAPTPPAVTLATAREFGARMAARARRCEHPAPHHDGRKLRIGFVSGDLQLHPVGIFIESVMEHFADGSFDLIAYSTRASEDDITARLKQRFTAWRSHVNVPDEQAVQMILDDRIDILVDLSGHTVHNRLPVFAWKPAPVQVSWLGYFGTTGLAEMDYVLGDPHVLPVAEESHYVEKTWRLPDSYLCFTPPKDDVAVGPLPMTRNGHVTFGYFGKLVKITPNVIAAWSRLLHGVPGAKLMMKSHELGAAHACRSTTAQFAAKGIDASRLILEGGSPRHEYLDAYNRVDIMLSPFPYPGGTTTAEALWMGTPVVALEGDRFVTHICESVLNEAGLARWIARDEDEYIALASAWAAQPERLAALREGLRAQMLASPLCDARRFATNLKAAFDGMWTQYVDSHAA; from the coding sequence ATGCACGACATTCCGAGTCTTCTGAACGCCGCGCTGACGCATCATCAGGCGGGACGTCTCGCCGCCGCGCAGGCGCTCTACGACGCCATTCTGCAGACCGAGCCGGCGCAATCGGATGCGCTGCATTTCTCCGGGCTGCTCGCGTGCCAGACGAATCGCGCGGACGCGGGCATTGCGTTGATGCGCGCGTCGATCGCCGCGAATCCGAATGCCGTCTACTACAACAATCTGGGCAACGTGCTGCTCGGACGACGTCAGCTGGGCGAAGCGATCGAGGGCTACCGGCATGCCGTGAATCTGCGTCCCGATTACGCGGAGGCGCACAACAATCTCGGCAATGCGCTGCGCGAAGCGGGCGACGCGAATGCGTCGATGATGAGCTGCGCGACGGCGATCGAACTGCGTCCCGGCTATGCCGAGGCGTACAACAATCTCGGCAACGCACTGCGGGATCTCGGCGATCTTGGCAATGCGGTGCTGGCTTATCAGAAGGCCGTGTCGTTCAGGCCTGACTACGCGGACGCGTTCGGCAATCTTGCACGCGCGGAGGCCGGGCGCGGTAACGCGGATGCATCGATCAACGCGTTCCGTCATGCACTCGCGCTCGATCCGAATCGCGTCGACAATCACGACAGTCTCGCGAAGCTGCTGCACGCACGCGGCGAAATCGATGCCGCGATCGACGTGCTGCAGCAGGCGGCGCAACGCGCGCCCGCCGATGCCGCGCGTCATCGCATGCTCGCGCAATGGCTCGGTAGCCGTCAGCGCTGGGACGAAGCGGCGCATGCATTGACGTCCGCAGTCGAACGCGCACCGAACGACGCATCGGGTTATCTCGAACTCGGCGACGCGTATCAGCACGCCGACAAGCTCGACGCGGCGATTCTCTGCTATCGGACGGCAACCGAACTCGCGCCGCGCGATGCGTCCGCGCATCATCGGCTGGCCGTTGCGCTGCTCAAGCAGCGCCGCGCCGACGAAGCGCTCAAGAGCGCGCAAATGGCTGTATTGCTGGAACCGCATTCGGCCGTGCCGCACGTGAATCTCGGCGACGTGCTGAGCATGCTCGGCGACGCGGACGGCGCGATTGCGAGCTACCGGCGTGGCATCGTGCTCGACGGCGAAATGGAACTGGCGCACAACCGCCTGCTGTTCAATCTCGCGACGCACGCACCGACGCCGCCTGCCGTCACGCTCGCGACCGCGCGCGAATTCGGCGCGCGCATGGCCGCGCGTGCGCGCCGCTGTGAGCATCCGGCGCCGCATCATGACGGACGCAAGCTGCGTATCGGCTTCGTATCCGGCGATCTGCAATTGCATCCCGTCGGCATCTTTATCGAATCGGTGATGGAGCATTTCGCGGACGGCAGCTTCGATCTGATCGCCTATTCGACGCGCGCGAGCGAGGACGACATCACCGCGCGGCTGAAACAGCGCTTCACCGCGTGGCGCAGCCACGTGAATGTGCCCGACGAGCAGGCCGTGCAGATGATTCTCGACGATCGCATCGACATACTCGTCGATCTGTCGGGGCATACCGTGCATAACCGCTTGCCCGTGTTTGCGTGGAAGCCCGCACCCGTGCAGGTGAGCTGGCTCGGCTACTTCGGCACGACGGGTCTCGCCGAAATGGACTACGTGCTCGGCGATCCGCACGTTCTGCCCGTCGCCGAAGAGTCCCACTACGTCGAGAAAACCTGGCGTCTGCCCGACAGCTATCTGTGCTTCACGCCGCCGAAAGACGACGTCGCAGTCGGCCCATTGCCGATGACGCGCAACGGTCACGTGACGTTCGGCTATTTCGGCAAACTTGTGAAGATCACGCCGAACGTGATCGCCGCATGGTCGCGTCTTCTGCACGGAGTGCCGGGCGCGAAGCTGATGATGAAGTCGCACGAACTCGGCGCCGCGCATGCGTGCCGCTCGACGACTGCGCAATTCGCAGCGAAAGGCATCGACGCGTCGCGTCTGATTCTCGAAGGCGGCTCGCCGCGTCACGAATATCTGGACGCGTATAACCGCGTCGACATCATGCTGAGCCCGTTTCCCTATCCGGGCGGCACGACGACGGCGGAAGCGCTGTGGATGGGCACGCCCGTCGTCGCGCTCGAAGGCGATCGCTTCGTCACGCATATCTGCGAGAGCGTGCTGAACGAGGCGGGACTCGCCAGGTGGATT